From Erwinia pyri, a single genomic window includes:
- a CDS encoding PTS ascorbate transporter subunit IIC: MEFFRFLMSDVLSEPSILVGLIALIGLIAQKKPATECIKGTVKTIMGFLILGAGASLIVSSLGDFAVIFHHAFGIAGVVPNNEAIVAVAQKNFGTEMAMIMFFAMVINIAIARFTPWKYIFLTGHHTLFMSMMVAVILATAGMKGATLIAVGSVVVGVSMVFFPAIIHPYMKKVTGSDDVAFGHFSAISQLLSAFIGSKFGNKEKSTEDMDVPKSLLFLRDTPVAIAFTMFFIFIFTCLVAGPAAVKEMNAGGKNWFMFSLMQSITFAAGVYIVLQGVRMVIAEIVPAFKGISDKLVPNAKPALDCPVVFPYAPNAVLVGFLSSFVAGVLGMFILYFLNMTVIIPGVVPHFFVGAAAGVFGNATGGRRGAILGAFTNGLLITFLPVFLLPVLGSIGLANTTFSDSDFGALGILLGIIVR, translated from the coding sequence ATGGAATTTTTCCGTTTTTTAATGAGTGACGTGCTGTCAGAGCCTTCCATTCTGGTGGGTCTGATTGCACTGATCGGGTTAATCGCCCAGAAAAAACCGGCCACCGAGTGCATCAAAGGCACGGTGAAAACCATCATGGGCTTCCTGATCCTCGGCGCCGGAGCCAGCCTGATCGTCTCGTCACTCGGTGATTTTGCGGTAATCTTCCATCACGCTTTCGGCATTGCCGGCGTGGTGCCGAACAACGAAGCTATCGTGGCGGTGGCGCAAAAGAACTTTGGCACTGAAATGGCGATGATCATGTTCTTTGCCATGGTGATTAACATTGCCATTGCCCGCTTTACGCCCTGGAAGTATATCTTCCTGACGGGCCACCACACGCTGTTTATGTCGATGATGGTGGCGGTGATCTTAGCCACCGCAGGCATGAAAGGCGCCACGCTGATTGCGGTGGGTTCAGTGGTGGTGGGGGTATCGATGGTCTTCTTCCCGGCGATTATCCACCCTTACATGAAAAAGGTGACCGGATCGGACGACGTGGCGTTTGGCCACTTTTCGGCGATATCTCAGCTGCTCTCCGCCTTTATTGGCAGCAAGTTCGGCAATAAAGAGAAATCGACCGAAGATATGGATGTGCCAAAAAGCCTGCTGTTCCTGCGGGATACGCCGGTTGCGATCGCCTTCACCATGTTCTTTATCTTTATTTTCACCTGTCTGGTTGCCGGACCGGCGGCAGTGAAGGAGATGAACGCCGGGGGCAAAAACTGGTTTATGTTCTCGCTGATGCAATCGATCACCTTTGCAGCTGGCGTCTATATCGTGCTGCAGGGCGTGAGGATGGTGATCGCTGAAATCGTCCCGGCGTTTAAGGGGATCTCTGACAAGCTGGTGCCGAATGCCAAACCGGCGCTGGACTGCCCGGTGGTCTTCCCTTATGCGCCTAATGCGGTGCTGGTAGGGTTCCTCAGCAGCTTTGTGGCGGGTGTTCTCGGCATGTTCATTCTCTACTTCCTGAACATGACGGTGATTATCCCGGGCGTGGTGCCGCACTTCTTCGTCGGCGCAGCCGCTGGCGTATTTGGTAATGCCACTGGCGGACGCCGTGGAGCAATACTGGGTGCCTTCACCAATGGATTACTGATCACCTTCCTGCCGGTCTTCCTGCTGCCGGTGCTGGGCAGTATTGGTCTGGCAAACACCACCTTCAGTGACTCCGATTTTGGCGCGCTGGGCATCCTTCTGGGCATTATTGTTCGCTAA
- a CDS encoding DUF998 domain-containing protein, translated as MNTQNRWKNAAALSFTLGGLQYLLAEKIAALAWSAPVYHYGLNYISDLGIPHCGVLADGRAVCSPLHTVMNVGFAVEGLLFFIACLLLRKIFNGAGKFMFLFTGLLHGVGGSVIALFHSGSGEAGLTLHEAGAVMAIGGGNLCLITVGWLLRQRPGLRDFSLFSLFMGSFGLLCMVLIPLGLLPTGLIERASVYPITFWQIFTGCLLLRASISKISGSTRL; from the coding sequence ATGAACACGCAAAACCGATGGAAAAACGCAGCCGCACTCAGCTTCACGCTGGGCGGGCTGCAATACTTGCTGGCAGAGAAAATCGCCGCGCTGGCCTGGTCAGCGCCTGTTTATCATTATGGTCTCAACTACATCAGTGATTTAGGCATTCCCCATTGCGGTGTGCTGGCTGACGGTCGCGCTGTTTGCTCTCCGCTACACACCGTGATGAACGTCGGTTTTGCTGTTGAAGGGTTGCTCTTTTTTATAGCCTGCCTGCTGTTACGCAAAATTTTTAACGGTGCGGGAAAGTTTATGTTCCTCTTCACCGGGTTGCTGCATGGCGTGGGTGGCAGCGTCATCGCCCTGTTCCACAGCGGTAGCGGGGAAGCGGGTCTCACGCTGCATGAAGCCGGGGCCGTAATGGCAATAGGCGGCGGCAATCTCTGTCTGATTACCGTGGGCTGGCTGCTGCGGCAGCGTCCTGGCCTGCGGGATTTCAGCCTTTTCAGCCTGTTTATGGGCAGTTTTGGCCTGCTCTGCATGGTACTTATCCCATTGGGGCTGCTGCCAACAGGCCTGATTGAGAGAGCGTCTGTTTATCCCATCACCTTCTGGCAGATATTTACCGGCTGTCTGTTACTCAGGGCATCCATCAGTAAAATTTCAGGCAGCACGCGGCTTTGA
- a CDS encoding VOC family protein, protein MYDNSYHYLFSMSDCAALRGFFQAGFYSYPESDCNILLARASNERQKGFIGNQCGGRVFLFLQTDDFWRDYNAMKAKGVEFVQEPREEEYGTVVVFEDLYGNRWDLYQNK, encoded by the coding sequence TTGTATGATAATAGTTATCATTATCTTTTTAGCATGTCGGATTGTGCTGCGCTACGAGGATTTTTTCAGGCGGGTTTTTACTCTTATCCGGAAAGCGACTGCAACATTCTTCTGGCCCGCGCTTCAAACGAGAGGCAGAAAGGCTTTATCGGCAATCAGTGCGGCGGGAGAGTATTCCTGTTCCTTCAGACTGATGACTTTTGGCGCGATTATAACGCCATGAAAGCAAAAGGCGTTGAATTCGTCCAGGAGCCTCGCGAAGAGGAGTACGGCACGGTAGTCGTATTTGAAGATCTCTACGGCAACCGTTGGGATCTTTACCAGAATAAGTAA
- a CDS encoding PTS sugar transporter subunit IIB — protein MKITVVCGNGLGTSLMMEMSIKSIVKDLGVAAEVDHVDLGSAKSTPSDIYVGTSDVAEQLQAQQVNGKIVSLKNMVDKADMKTRLSAALTELGAL, from the coding sequence ATGAAAATCACCGTTGTTTGTGGAAATGGCCTGGGCACCAGCCTGATGATGGAAATGAGCATCAAAAGTATTGTTAAAGATCTGGGCGTGGCGGCGGAAGTCGATCATGTCGATCTGGGATCGGCGAAAAGCACCCCCAGCGATATCTACGTGGGCACCAGCGATGTTGCTGAACAGCTCCAGGCTCAGCAGGTGAACGGTAAAATCGTGTCGCTGAAAAACATGGTAGACAAGGCTGACATGAAAACACGTTTGTCTGCGGCTCTGACCGAACTGGGCGCACTATAA
- a CDS encoding siderophore-interacting protein produces MAAGYRIFDLTLKRRVQVTPSLLRCVFSGEDVADMKLEAPDQRIKLLFPNEKGERVTMPVSDGWYQDYLALPKAQRPVLRTYTLRALRREEKEMDVEFVLHGETGPASRWAMHAAPGAKMQVVAPNGASSEESGGYEWIWHDGIQQALLIADETAVPAAMGILEQLATLATPPPVQAFFEVPLQADAQQANFPFAEVHWLSREDHAAHGERLLAALREHLSVPAFACVTEQSLEEKSLIEDGIWERAEGKHPFSAWVAAESGVVKKLRRCLLDDYQLDREGVNFMAYWTQGRGR; encoded by the coding sequence ATGGCCGCAGGCTATCGAATTTTTGATCTCACGCTGAAGCGACGTGTTCAGGTGACGCCTTCTCTGTTGCGTTGCGTATTCAGCGGCGAAGATGTCGCTGACATGAAGCTTGAGGCGCCAGACCAGCGCATTAAACTGCTGTTTCCGAATGAAAAGGGCGAAAGGGTAACGATGCCGGTAAGCGACGGCTGGTATCAGGATTATCTGGCGTTACCTAAGGCGCAGCGCCCTGTGCTGCGGACTTACACCCTGCGGGCGCTGCGCCGTGAGGAGAAGGAGATGGATGTTGAGTTTGTCCTGCATGGCGAAACCGGGCCTGCTTCCCGCTGGGCGATGCATGCCGCACCAGGTGCGAAAATGCAGGTCGTTGCCCCAAATGGCGCCTCATCTGAAGAGAGCGGCGGCTATGAATGGATCTGGCATGACGGTATTCAGCAGGCGCTGCTGATAGCTGATGAAACGGCCGTGCCGGCTGCCATGGGTATTCTTGAACAGCTGGCAACGCTGGCCACTCCTCCGCCAGTGCAGGCCTTTTTCGAAGTCCCGTTGCAGGCTGACGCGCAACAGGCAAATTTTCCGTTCGCTGAAGTGCACTGGCTGAGCCGTGAAGATCATGCCGCTCACGGTGAGCGGCTGCTCGCAGCGCTGCGTGAACATCTTTCTGTTCCGGCTTTCGCCTGCGTAACGGAGCAGTCACTGGAAGAGAAAAGCCTGATTGAGGATGGCATCTGGGAGCGGGCAGAAGGTAAGCACCCCTTCAGTGCCTGGGTTGCGGCTGAATCTGGCGTGGTGAAGAAGCTGCGGCGTTGTCTGCTTGATGACTATCAGCTTGACCGTGAAGGGGTAAACTTTATGGCCTACTGGACGCAGGGCCGGGGGCGATAA
- the yajD gene encoding HNH nuclease YajD yields the protein MALIPKNYTRLESGYREKALKIYPWVCGRCSREFVYSNLRELTVHHIDHDHTNNPPDGSNWELLCLYCHDHEHSKYTEADQYGTTVVAGEDAQNDVDAATYNPFADLKSMLNKKK from the coding sequence ATGGCTCTGATCCCAAAAAACTACACGCGTCTGGAAAGCGGCTACCGCGAGAAAGCGCTAAAAATCTATCCGTGGGTATGTGGGCGCTGCTCGCGGGAGTTTGTGTATTCAAATCTTCGTGAATTAACGGTTCACCATATCGATCACGACCATACCAATAACCCGCCAGATGGCAGTAACTGGGAGTTGTTATGCCTCTACTGCCATGACCACGAACACTCCAAGTACACTGAAGCCGATCAGTACGGCACAACTGTAGTGGCTGGTGAGGATGCGCAAAATGATGTTGACGCCGCCACCTACAATCCCTTTGCCGATTTAAAGTCGATGCTTAATAAGAAGAAATGA
- a CDS encoding FAD-dependent oxidoreductase, whose translation MQAALTETLSTDCCIVGGGPAGLMLGYLLARAGVNVVVTEKHDDFLRDFRGDTIHPSTLQILHHLGLLQEFLTLPHQQMEKLQAEIGGESVTLANFSKLPVKCRFIAFMPQWDFLNFIAAKAHSLPGFTLMKSTQCDSLIYDQERVCGIRTSGKSGLREIRSKLVIGADGRRSVVREKAGLTGRSFGSPRDVVWFKLEKHAEDPQWCSGHQGPKQNFIMIDRGDYWQCGFSIPKGQFQALSEQGITAFKQQISAVAPFPAARLASLTVWEQLKLLSIRIDRLDEWAKPGVLCIGDAAHAMSPIGGVGVNLAIQDAVATANLLAPPLRKGGVTLRQLQKVQRRRQFPAVATQFIQIKMSGKKRKENQTSPIPKLVKRLPFLPYVFGWIIGLGFRTERPRP comes from the coding sequence ATGCAGGCGGCACTGACTGAAACACTCTCGACTGACTGTTGCATCGTAGGCGGCGGCCCTGCCGGGCTGATGCTGGGCTATTTGCTGGCGCGTGCGGGTGTTAACGTCGTGGTGACAGAAAAACATGACGATTTTCTGCGGGATTTTCGTGGTGATACTATCCATCCCTCTACATTACAAATTCTGCATCATTTGGGCCTGCTGCAGGAATTTTTGACCCTTCCTCACCAGCAAATGGAAAAACTGCAGGCGGAGATCGGCGGTGAGTCAGTGACGCTGGCTAATTTCTCTAAGCTGCCGGTGAAGTGCCGGTTTATCGCGTTTATGCCGCAGTGGGATTTCCTGAATTTTATCGCCGCCAAAGCGCACTCTCTGCCTGGCTTCACGCTGATGAAATCGACGCAGTGCGACAGCCTTATTTATGACCAGGAGCGCGTTTGCGGCATCCGGACTTCCGGAAAATCGGGGCTACGGGAAATCAGGTCAAAGCTGGTTATCGGCGCTGACGGGCGGCGCTCTGTGGTCAGAGAAAAGGCGGGGCTGACGGGGCGTTCTTTTGGCTCGCCGCGAGATGTGGTGTGGTTCAAACTTGAAAAGCATGCGGAAGATCCGCAATGGTGCTCTGGTCATCAGGGGCCAAAGCAGAACTTTATTATGATCGACCGCGGTGACTACTGGCAGTGCGGTTTCTCCATTCCTAAAGGTCAGTTTCAGGCGCTCAGCGAGCAGGGTATTACCGCCTTTAAGCAGCAGATCTCTGCCGTTGCTCCTTTCCCGGCAGCGCGTCTGGCCTCGCTGACCGTATGGGAACAGCTGAAACTGTTAAGTATTCGTATTGATCGCCTGGATGAGTGGGCGAAACCTGGCGTACTGTGCATTGGTGATGCGGCACACGCCATGTCCCCTATTGGCGGCGTCGGCGTTAATCTGGCTATTCAGGATGCGGTGGCAACGGCGAACCTTCTCGCCCCCCCTTTGCGGAAAGGCGGCGTCACGCTACGGCAGCTGCAGAAAGTTCAGCGCAGGCGCCAGTTCCCTGCCGTAGCCACCCAGTTTATTCAGATCAAAATGAGCGGCAAGAAGCGCAAAGAAAATCAGACCAGCCCAATCCCTAAGCTGGTTAAGCGGCTACCTTTCCTGCCCTATGTTTTTGGCTGGATTATTGGGCTGGGGTTTCGCACCGAGCGTCCGCGCCCGTAA
- a CDS encoding LacI family DNA-binding transcriptional regulator, with translation MRKRRTSGRVTLQDIADYVGVGTMTVSRVMRTPELVSDSIRSKVEQAARSLGYTPNHDASAVVNSTQRVTLQDVSRHAGVGVMTVSRALRDPALVADSSLKKINAAIEALGYVPNAAASALAASQHNTVAVLYPFQQDRASARFLQALQSTVSKQQFELVMACHEYHQHGEARIVQKLLQNRPAALVLLGAPLSSQTLALIEAAELVKVNVGGAEAFSADISLDLAFTESAERLTQKLLEAGYRKIAYIGAHTDNRLQKQQLNGWRKAMLAQYQNADLIRTVPDAPSLQFGRYAMSELLQSHPDMDAVICSHEEIAFGILHECQRRLLKVPYDLAVACLEGSADCDHTFPTLTAMHLDYAALGQQVGERLMSMLEETQTEPLVERINYTLEWRAST, from the coding sequence ATGCGCAAACGTCGTACCAGCGGCAGAGTGACGCTGCAGGATATTGCCGACTACGTTGGAGTAGGAACCATGACCGTTTCACGCGTGATGCGCACGCCGGAACTGGTCTCTGACAGCATACGCAGCAAGGTTGAGCAGGCTGCGCGCTCGTTAGGCTACACGCCCAATCACGATGCCAGCGCCGTGGTTAACAGTACCCAGCGCGTGACGCTACAGGATGTCTCGCGCCATGCTGGCGTAGGCGTAATGACCGTCTCCAGAGCGCTGCGCGATCCGGCGTTGGTGGCTGACAGCTCATTAAAGAAAATTAATGCGGCCATTGAGGCGTTGGGCTACGTTCCAAATGCCGCCGCCAGCGCGTTAGCCGCTTCCCAGCATAATACGGTTGCGGTGCTCTACCCCTTCCAGCAGGATCGCGCCAGCGCCCGTTTTTTGCAGGCGCTGCAGAGCACGGTGAGTAAACAGCAGTTTGAACTGGTGATGGCCTGCCATGAATACCACCAGCATGGCGAAGCCAGGATTGTGCAGAAACTGTTGCAGAATCGCCCGGCTGCGCTGGTACTGCTTGGTGCACCGCTCTCCAGCCAGACGCTGGCGCTTATCGAAGCCGCTGAGCTGGTGAAGGTAAACGTCGGCGGCGCAGAGGCGTTTAGTGCTGATATCTCTCTCGATCTGGCCTTTACGGAATCCGCAGAACGGCTGACGCAAAAGCTGCTGGAAGCGGGTTACCGAAAAATTGCCTATATCGGTGCGCATACTGATAACCGCCTGCAGAAACAGCAGCTGAACGGCTGGCGCAAAGCCATGCTGGCGCAGTACCAGAATGCCGATCTGATCCGTACCGTGCCGGATGCGCCCAGCCTGCAGTTTGGCCGCTACGCCATGAGCGAGCTGCTGCAGAGCCATCCCGATATGGATGCGGTGATTTGCAGCCATGAAGAGATCGCATTTGGCATTCTGCACGAATGCCAGCGTCGCTTGCTGAAAGTGCCTTATGACCTGGCCGTGGCTTGTCTGGAAGGCTCTGCTGACTGCGATCATACCTTCCCCACGCTGACCGCGATGCACCTGGATTATGCCGCGCTGGGTCAGCAAGTGGGCGAGCGGCTGATGAGCATGCTGGAAGAGACTCAGACAGAGCCGCTGGTTGAGCGCATAAATTACACCCTTGAATGGCGGGCCAGCACCTGA
- a CDS encoding DNA/RNA non-specific endonuclease: protein MNEQLKEQIASRLVQTAGQRQQTRTALIQGQQAEPDPRRAQRYAFQQRARQNVIIGANDLLPVSFLQQGVSAARAVALVREDGVPKGSGFLTHGNLFVTNHHLLPEPSLSGRITLQFGYRQSETGELIQGRLYRVDAERFWLSSPTEAFDCTLVALGEAIDDSGESPLPLALNDRNDKHALGISLNLIHHPGGAPQQITLRNNALLARYEQFLHYEADSEGGSSGAPVFNDGWQLVALHHGGKEENGKWVNEGIRISALTDWLKGELPTLPADWQAPLLQALTAETTAQQATSSSAAPDENYRNREGYQANFLAETHIDMAGIIAPRIREVAPLRDGRKGAEATLDYQHFSLLMSAERKLAFFTATNIDGARYISIDRGNGQPSLLPEGDRWYEDSRIDSLYVTGQTFYSEFSRWFDRGHLTRRSDPTWGTAAEAVRANKDTFHFTNCSPQHFRFNQSAQYWQGVERYILENGVLKTKQQISVLTGPVLNDQYRQYADLQVPLLFWKVVLRIGPQGKPQATALLVSQDTLLDEPRRVLPLQQPEAVPQVDEYRVSIRSLETLTGLNFSAFRDWDSWQPDASLLAEPVQAKLIMTWPEVL from the coding sequence ATGAACGAACAACTGAAAGAACAGATAGCTTCAAGGCTGGTGCAGACCGCCGGGCAACGGCAACAGACGCGAACAGCGCTCATCCAGGGTCAGCAGGCGGAACCGGATCCGCGCCGCGCACAGCGTTATGCTTTTCAGCAACGCGCCAGACAAAACGTGATCATTGGTGCAAACGATTTACTGCCGGTGTCATTTTTGCAGCAGGGAGTGAGTGCGGCAAGGGCGGTGGCGCTGGTAAGAGAAGATGGCGTACCCAAAGGAAGTGGATTTCTCACGCATGGCAACCTCTTTGTCACGAATCATCATCTGCTGCCTGAACCCTCTTTATCAGGCCGCATTACGCTTCAGTTCGGCTACCGTCAGAGCGAGACAGGCGAGCTTATTCAGGGCCGTTTGTACAGGGTAGATGCAGAACGCTTCTGGCTCTCCAGTCCGACGGAGGCGTTTGACTGTACGCTGGTTGCGTTGGGTGAAGCGATTGACGACAGCGGTGAGAGCCCTTTGCCGCTGGCGCTTAACGATCGTAACGATAAACATGCATTGGGCATCAGCCTCAACCTGATCCATCATCCGGGTGGTGCACCGCAGCAAATTACGCTGCGCAATAATGCGCTGTTGGCGCGTTATGAACAATTTCTGCATTACGAGGCCGACAGCGAAGGTGGCTCGTCAGGTGCGCCGGTATTCAACGACGGCTGGCAGCTGGTGGCGCTTCATCATGGTGGAAAAGAAGAGAATGGCAAATGGGTGAATGAAGGCATTCGCATCAGTGCACTCACCGACTGGCTCAAGGGCGAGCTGCCGACCTTGCCTGCTGACTGGCAGGCACCGTTGCTGCAGGCATTGACCGCTGAGACTACAGCGCAACAGGCCACCTCCAGTAGCGCCGCGCCAGATGAAAATTACCGCAATCGCGAGGGTTACCAGGCGAACTTTCTGGCAGAGACCCATATCGATATGGCCGGGATTATTGCCCCACGCATCCGCGAAGTTGCTCCCCTGCGTGACGGGCGCAAAGGGGCTGAAGCGACGCTTGATTATCAGCATTTCTCGCTGCTGATGAGCGCTGAGCGGAAGTTGGCTTTCTTTACCGCTACCAATATTGATGGCGCGCGCTATATCAGCATCGATCGCGGTAATGGGCAGCCCTCCCTGTTGCCGGAAGGCGATCGCTGGTATGAAGACAGCCGCATCGACAGCCTCTATGTAACCGGCCAGACTTTTTACAGCGAGTTTAGCCGCTGGTTCGATCGTGGTCATCTTACGCGTCGCAGCGATCCTACCTGGGGCACCGCCGCTGAAGCGGTTCGCGCCAATAAAGATACTTTCCATTTTACTAATTGCTCGCCGCAGCATTTTCGCTTTAACCAGAGCGCACAGTACTGGCAAGGGGTTGAGCGCTATATCCTTGAAAACGGCGTGTTAAAAACCAAACAGCAGATTAGCGTGTTGACTGGACCGGTGCTGAACGATCAATATCGGCAGTACGCAGATTTGCAGGTGCCGCTGCTGTTCTGGAAAGTTGTGCTGCGTATCGGGCCACAAGGCAAGCCGCAGGCAACCGCGTTGCTGGTGAGTCAGGATACATTGCTGGACGAACCGCGCCGCGTGTTGCCGCTCCAGCAGCCGGAAGCGGTGCCGCAGGTGGACGAATATCGTGTGTCGATTCGCTCACTGGAAACCCTCACCGGGCTGAATTTTAGCGCTTTTCGCGACTGGGATAGCTGGCAGCCTGATGCCAGTCTGCTTGCGGAACCCGTGCAGGCGAAGCTCATTATGACGTGGCCAGAGGTGTTATAG
- a CDS encoding Gfo/Idh/MocA family protein, producing MEKVRIGLIGTGYIGRCHAIAYAQASTVFSLKGEIVREMVAEVDPAVAKRQAALLGFNRSTGNWRELVADPDIDVVDICAPNFLHKEMALEAIRHGKHVYSEKPLALDVADAEEMTRAVEAAGVKTLVGFNYMKNPTSQLAKEIIARGEIGEVVHFYGTHNEDYLANPTTPLDWHCQKALAGLGALGDLGAHIVNMAHFLVGDISEVSGDTLTVIKQRPDPKDPSQLRDVENEDQASALLRFTNGAHGVIETSRIACGSKMGLTYVVTGTKGTLRYTQERMAELELYLHDDPVGRQGFKTILTGPAHPDYASFCVSAGHGIGFNDQKTVEIRDLINGIAAGDRMWPDFAEGLQVSKVLEAIAISALERRWMPV from the coding sequence ATGGAAAAGGTCAGAATTGGACTGATTGGTACCGGCTATATCGGACGCTGCCACGCAATTGCTTACGCACAGGCTTCTACGGTTTTTTCGCTGAAGGGGGAAATCGTGCGGGAAATGGTGGCAGAGGTGGATCCGGCGGTGGCGAAGCGGCAGGCAGCGTTGCTGGGGTTTAACCGGTCAACGGGCAACTGGCGTGAACTGGTTGCCGATCCGGACATTGATGTCGTGGATATCTGTGCACCTAACTTTCTGCACAAAGAGATGGCGCTGGAGGCGATCCGTCACGGCAAGCACGTCTATTCAGAAAAGCCGCTGGCGCTGGATGTGGCCGATGCCGAAGAGATGACTCGCGCAGTAGAAGCGGCAGGGGTCAAAACGCTGGTGGGCTTTAATTATATGAAGAATCCCACCAGTCAGCTGGCTAAGGAGATCATCGCCAGAGGGGAAATTGGTGAGGTAGTGCATTTTTACGGCACCCATAATGAAGATTATCTGGCGAACCCAACTACGCCCCTTGACTGGCACTGCCAGAAGGCGCTGGCCGGGCTGGGCGCATTAGGCGATTTGGGCGCGCATATCGTCAATATGGCGCACTTCCTGGTAGGCGATATCAGTGAGGTATCCGGAGATACGCTGACGGTGATAAAGCAGCGTCCCGACCCAAAAGATCCCTCGCAGTTGCGCGATGTGGAAAATGAAGATCAGGCCAGCGCGCTGCTGCGTTTTACTAATGGCGCACATGGCGTGATAGAGACCTCACGTATCGCCTGCGGCAGTAAAATGGGGCTGACCTACGTTGTGACCGGCACGAAAGGCACCCTGCGCTATACCCAGGAGCGAATGGCTGAGCTGGAGCTCTATCTCCATGACGATCCTGTGGGGCGCCAGGGATTCAAAACTATCCTGACCGGCCCGGCTCACCCTGACTATGCCAGTTTCTGCGTGTCGGCGGGTCATGGCATTGGTTTTAACGACCAGAAAACTGTTGAGATACGTGACCTGATCAATGGCATCGCCGCCGGTGACCGCATGTGGCCAGATTTTGCCGAGGGGTTACAGGTCTCAAAAGTGCTGGAAGCCATCGCCATTTCCGCACTGGAGCGCCGCTGGATGCCGGTTTAA
- the fsa gene encoding fructose-6-phosphate aldolase, which translates to MEFYLDTADVAAVRRLANVLPIKGVTTNPSIVARGKRDIYSVLQELQEAIGTEGQLFAQVLGRDADKMVEEAHKLREAIPSLVVKVPVTHAGLSAIKQLRALNIPTLGTAVYGAGQGFYAALAGASYIAPYVNRLDSQGGDGIGLVRELQKLVELHCPETQVLAASFRTPRQVLECMLAGCTAITVDPAVAELFLMDPAVEDALNRFDQDWSAAYGAVALN; encoded by the coding sequence ATGGAATTCTATTTAGATACCGCAGATGTGGCCGCCGTCCGTCGTCTGGCAAACGTGCTGCCCATCAAGGGCGTCACCACCAATCCAAGTATTGTTGCGCGTGGTAAACGCGATATCTATTCAGTGCTGCAGGAGTTACAGGAGGCGATCGGCACGGAAGGCCAGCTGTTTGCCCAGGTTCTGGGACGCGATGCCGACAAGATGGTGGAAGAGGCGCACAAACTGCGCGAGGCGATCCCTTCACTGGTGGTTAAAGTGCCGGTGACGCATGCCGGGCTTTCGGCTATCAAACAGCTCAGGGCGCTAAATATCCCCACGCTCGGCACCGCGGTTTACGGCGCAGGGCAGGGATTTTATGCCGCGCTGGCCGGGGCCAGCTATATAGCGCCCTATGTGAACCGGCTGGACAGCCAGGGTGGCGACGGGATTGGTCTGGTACGCGAACTGCAAAAACTTGTCGAGCTACACTGCCCTGAAACCCAGGTCCTGGCCGCCAGTTTCCGCACGCCGCGCCAGGTGCTGGAGTGCATGCTGGCAGGCTGCACAGCCATAACGGTTGATCCTGCTGTGGCAGAGTTATTCCTGATGGATCCGGCCGTGGAAGATGCGTTAAACCGCTTTGATCAGGACTGGTCAGCAGCATACGGTGCAGTGGCACTGAACTAG
- a CDS encoding type VI secretion system tube protein Hcp: MNSSYAFLKNVDNSSSHLYKALSSGQALKKAVFKFYRINYNGQVVTGS, encoded by the coding sequence TTGAATAGCTCATATGCTTTTTTGAAAAACGTTGATAACTCATCTTCCCATCTATATAAAGCGCTCTCTTCTGGTCAAGCCCTTAAAAAGGCCGTATTCAAATTCTACCGAATTAACTACAACGGCCAGGTGGTGACCGGGAGTTAA
- a CDS encoding PTS sugar transporter subunit IIA encodes MLTDLLTPDVIRLYPACKGWREAIALACEPLITNGAIEPGYVEAIYRSHEAIGPYYVVGPGIAMPHARPEEGVNRLALSLTVIEEGVNFDSDGNDPVRLLIVLAATDSHSHIEAIAQLAALFDCEEDTATLMAAKELNTILSVISRY; translated from the coding sequence ATGCTGACCGATTTACTGACACCCGATGTCATTCGTCTCTATCCAGCCTGTAAAGGGTGGCGCGAGGCGATCGCCCTGGCCTGTGAGCCGCTGATAACCAACGGCGCTATCGAGCCGGGTTATGTGGAGGCTATCTACCGCAGTCATGAGGCGATTGGCCCTTACTACGTTGTCGGCCCCGGCATCGCCATGCCGCACGCCCGTCCCGAAGAGGGCGTAAACCGGCTGGCGCTGAGCCTGACGGTCATTGAAGAGGGGGTCAATTTCGATTCCGACGGTAACGATCCGGTGCGACTACTGATTGTACTGGCCGCGACAGACAGCCACAGCCATATCGAGGCTATCGCGCAACTCGCCGCGCTCTTTGATTGTGAAGAAGATACCGCGACGCTGATGGCAGCAAAAGAGCTAAACACCATTCTTTCCGTAATTTCACGTTATTAA